One window of Botrimarina mediterranea genomic DNA carries:
- the rpsG gene encoding 30S ribosomal protein S7 translates to MARITASRKTLKPDPVHGSLLASKFINCLMYDGKKSTAQEVFYDALEVIRGRIEDQEPIDVFTQALENVKPAIEVRSKRVGGAAYQVPMQVNRNRQQALAIRWILAAVRDKKGRPTAQKLADELVAAFNREGAAMTKRENVHRMADANKAFAHFAW, encoded by the coding sequence ATGGCCCGCATCACCGCCAGCCGCAAGACCCTCAAGCCGGACCCCGTTCACGGGTCGCTCCTCGCGAGCAAGTTCATCAACTGCTTGATGTACGACGGCAAGAAGAGCACCGCCCAAGAGGTGTTCTACGACGCCCTGGAAGTGATTCGCGGCCGGATCGAAGACCAGGAGCCGATCGACGTCTTCACGCAGGCCCTGGAGAACGTGAAGCCGGCGATTGAGGTCCGCAGCAAGCGGGTCGGCGGCGCCGCGTACCAGGTGCCGATGCAGGTCAACCGCAACCGTCAGCAGGCCCTGGCGATCCGCTGGATCCTGGCCGCCGTACGCGACAAGAAGGGCCGCCCAACCGCCCAGAAGCTCGCCGACGAGCTGGTCGCCGCCTTCAACCGCGAAGGCGCCGCGATGACCAAGCGTGAGAACGTCCACCGCATGGCCGACGCCAACAAGGCGTTCGCCCACTTCGCGTGGTAG
- the rpsL gene encoding 30S ribosomal protein S12, which yields MPTINQLVKKNRKSKRYKSKSPVLERCPFKRGVCLQVRTMTPKKPNSALRKITRVRLSNGKEVTVYIPGEGHTLQEHSIVLVRGGRVRDLPGVRYHVVRGALDSLGVSGRKQSRSLYGAKKDGGGPAKKK from the coding sequence ATGCCAACGATCAATCAGCTCGTCAAGAAGAACCGCAAGAGTAAGCGGTACAAGAGCAAGTCGCCGGTCCTCGAGCGATGCCCGTTCAAGCGGGGCGTCTGCCTTCAGGTCCGGACGATGACGCCGAAGAAGCCGAACTCGGCTCTGCGGAAGATCACGCGTGTGCGGCTGTCGAACGGCAAGGAAGTCACCGTCTACATCCCGGGCGAAGGCCACACGCTGCAGGAGCACTCGATCGTGCTGGTGCGTGGCGGGCGTGTCCGCGACTTGCCGGGCGTTCGTTACCACGTGGTCCGTGGCGCCCTCGACTCGCTGGGCGTTAGCGGTCGCAAGCAGTCTCGCAGCCTCTACGGCGCGAAGAAGGACGGCGGCGGTCCCGCAAAGAAGAAGTAA
- the rpoC gene encoding DNA-directed RNA polymerase subunit beta', with amino-acid sequence MSLLESSNYDRINDYASVKISLARPHDIRSWSFGEVKKPETINYRTYRPEKDGLFCERIFGPEKDWECACGKYRGMKYKGMICDRCGVKVTHSRVRRKRMGHIELAAPIVHIWFFKAMPSRLGSLLAMKTTSLEKVIYFQDYVVVEPGDTPLKHQQLLTEEEYRTAREQYGEGSFDADMGAEAVRKLLMQLDLVKLSETLREELKTTGSKQKAKDLINRLKTVESIRDSDNKPEWIVMDVIPVIPPDLRPLVLLDSGNFATSDLNDLYRRIINRNNRLKKLVDLNAPEVIIRNEKRMLQQSVDALFDNNRCKRPVLGSSNRPLKSLTDMIKGKQGRFRENLLGKRVDYSARSVIVVGPTLKLHQCGLPKKIALELYQPFIIRRLKELGHADTIKSAKKMLERKDEEVWDILEEVITNHPVLLNRAPTLHRMGIQAFEPILVEGNAIRLHPLVCKGFNADFDGDQMAVHLPLSIEAQVEAHTLMMSTHNIFSPANGQPIISPSQDVVMGCYYVTMDVPEAPGDGMAFGSFAEVEMAHAVGKVHTHARIKVRLPKGRCLREEMDDPKKLGRVIDTTVGRVFFNEMLPQGMPFYNHSMRSGALSKVISDCYEFLGRRQTITLLDDMNQLGFKRATASGLSFGTDDLVTPDTKGKILAKAEKEVLKRNKLYQRGIITEGERYNGVLDAWTHAREEITAEMMTALENDYRGNQYVNPIFLMAHSGARGGVEQMRQLGGMRGLMAKPSGKIIETPIKANFREGLTVLEYFSSTHGARKGLADTALKTADSGYLTRKLADVAQNVVVTTDDCGTTQAITKGVLYRGEKVEVGLADIIKGRVSRQNIVNPITDEVIIAENGMITADIARKIEALGLEKLQVRSPMTCRAALGVCRKCYGMDMSTGSMVEEGMAVGIIAAQSIGEPGTQLTMRTFHIGGVGNRDVEQSDIKAAKGGIVRFAKLNAVKNEEDNLVVLGRNGELALVDDRGREIEKYEVPTGAVIALEEGQTVKAGDVLCEWDPHSIPILAEVGGKLRYEDLVEGETIRAEKDPSGQMRYIVMEHKGDLHPQLVIEDPKDGKVLDFYYMPEKAHLVAREGDLIKAGAVIAKTPREAGGTQDITGGLPRVTEIFEARKPKDPAVIAEIDGTVEILAEKKRGKRSIIVRNEAGIEREHLVSHNKHLRVHTGDIIKAGDSLVDGPLVPHDILMVSGEEAVQQYLSREIQNVYRSQRVEINDKHIEIIVSQMLRKVKIDSPGDTDLLPGSVLDKYDFRRANDRINECLKITDKGDSEFEVDAIVPKTVLEQANAQIEALGGELAKGAKPKKATASTQLLGITKASVQSSSFISAASFQETTKVLTEAALAGRTDHLVGLKENVILGHLIPAGTGFRATNESEVRIRPEALEALSVETAGVMDRSFPLLDGGSQPRPAQDPAAPSSLDALLGGGGSDE; translated from the coding sequence ATGAGCCTGCTTGAATCTTCCAACTACGACCGGATCAACGACTACGCGTCGGTGAAGATCAGCCTGGCGCGGCCGCACGATATCCGTAGCTGGTCGTTCGGCGAGGTCAAGAAGCCCGAGACGATCAACTATCGGACGTACCGGCCTGAGAAGGACGGTCTGTTCTGCGAGCGGATCTTCGGCCCGGAGAAGGACTGGGAGTGCGCCTGCGGCAAGTACCGCGGCATGAAGTACAAGGGGATGATCTGTGACCGTTGCGGCGTGAAGGTCACGCACAGCCGCGTGCGGCGCAAGCGGATGGGGCACATCGAGCTGGCGGCGCCGATCGTCCACATCTGGTTCTTCAAGGCCATGCCGAGCCGCCTGGGCTCGCTGTTGGCGATGAAGACCACGAGCCTCGAGAAGGTCATCTACTTCCAGGATTACGTCGTCGTCGAGCCGGGCGACACGCCGCTGAAGCACCAGCAGCTGCTCACCGAAGAAGAGTACCGCACCGCCCGCGAGCAGTACGGCGAGGGCTCGTTTGACGCCGACATGGGCGCCGAGGCGGTCCGCAAGCTACTCATGCAGCTCGACCTGGTGAAGCTGTCGGAGACGCTCCGTGAAGAGCTCAAGACCACCGGCAGCAAGCAGAAGGCGAAGGACCTCATCAACCGGCTGAAGACGGTCGAGTCGATCCGCGACTCAGACAACAAGCCGGAGTGGATCGTCATGGACGTGATCCCGGTAATCCCACCGGACTTGCGTCCGCTCGTGCTGCTCGATTCGGGTAACTTCGCCACGAGCGACCTGAACGACCTCTACCGCCGGATTATCAACCGCAACAACCGGCTCAAGAAGCTGGTGGACCTCAACGCGCCCGAGGTCATCATCCGCAACGAGAAGCGGATGCTGCAGCAGTCGGTCGACGCGCTGTTCGACAACAATCGTTGCAAGCGGCCGGTGCTCGGCAGCTCGAACCGCCCGCTCAAGTCCTTGACGGACATGATCAAGGGTAAGCAGGGCCGGTTCCGTGAGAACCTGCTCGGCAAGCGCGTCGATTACTCGGCGCGGAGCGTGATCGTCGTCGGCCCGACGCTGAAGTTGCACCAGTGCGGCCTGCCGAAGAAGATCGCGCTAGAGCTGTACCAGCCGTTCATCATCCGCCGGCTCAAGGAGCTCGGGCACGCCGACACGATCAAGTCGGCGAAGAAGATGCTCGAGCGCAAAGACGAAGAGGTGTGGGACATCCTCGAAGAGGTGATCACCAACCACCCCGTGCTGCTCAACCGGGCGCCGACGCTGCACCGCATGGGCATCCAGGCGTTTGAGCCGATCCTGGTGGAAGGCAACGCCATTCGGTTGCACCCGCTGGTGTGTAAGGGTTTCAACGCCGACTTCGACGGCGACCAGATGGCGGTCCACCTGCCGCTGTCGATCGAGGCGCAGGTCGAAGCGCACACGCTGATGATGTCGACGCACAACATCTTCAGCCCCGCCAACGGCCAGCCGATCATTAGCCCGTCGCAGGACGTGGTGATGGGTTGCTACTACGTCACGATGGACGTGCCCGAGGCGCCCGGCGACGGGATGGCGTTCGGTTCGTTCGCGGAGGTCGAGATGGCGCACGCGGTGGGCAAGGTCCACACGCACGCCCGGATTAAGGTTCGCCTGCCTAAGGGCCGCTGCCTCCGCGAGGAGATGGACGACCCGAAGAAGCTCGGCCGCGTAATCGACACGACCGTGGGCCGCGTCTTCTTTAACGAGATGCTCCCGCAGGGGATGCCCTTCTACAACCACTCGATGCGTTCGGGCGCGTTGTCGAAGGTGATCAGCGACTGCTACGAGTTCCTCGGCCGCCGCCAGACGATCACGCTGCTGGACGACATGAACCAGCTCGGGTTCAAGCGCGCCACGGCGAGCGGGCTCTCGTTCGGCACCGACGACCTGGTGACGCCCGACACGAAGGGCAAGATCCTCGCTAAGGCGGAGAAGGAAGTCCTCAAGCGGAACAAGCTCTACCAACGCGGCATCATCACCGAGGGCGAGCGTTACAACGGCGTCCTCGACGCCTGGACGCACGCCCGTGAAGAGATCACGGCCGAGATGATGACGGCGTTGGAGAACGACTACCGCGGCAACCAGTACGTCAACCCGATCTTCCTGATGGCGCACTCCGGCGCCCGTGGTGGCGTCGAGCAGATGCGTCAGCTCGGCGGCATGCGTGGCCTGATGGCGAAGCCGTCCGGCAAGATCATCGAGACGCCGATCAAGGCGAACTTCCGGGAAGGCCTCACGGTGCTCGAGTACTTCAGCTCGACGCACGGCGCCCGCAAGGGTCTGGCCGATACGGCGCTGAAGACGGCCGACTCGGGTTACCTGACGCGTAAACTGGCGGACGTCGCCCAGAACGTCGTTGTGACGACCGATGACTGCGGCACCACGCAGGCGATCACCAAGGGCGTTCTCTACCGCGGTGAGAAGGTCGAGGTCGGTCTGGCCGACATCATCAAGGGCCGTGTCAGCCGGCAGAACATCGTCAACCCGATCACGGACGAAGTGATCATCGCCGAGAACGGGATGATCACCGCCGACATCGCCCGCAAGATCGAGGCCCTGGGCTTGGAGAAGCTCCAGGTCCGCAGCCCGATGACCTGTCGGGCGGCGCTGGGCGTCTGTCGCAAGTGCTACGGCATGGACATGTCGACCGGCTCGATGGTCGAAGAGGGCATGGCCGTTGGCATCATCGCCGCCCAGAGTATCGGCGAGCCCGGCACGCAGCTGACGATGCGGACGTTCCACATCGGCGGCGTGGGTAACCGCGACGTCGAGCAGTCGGACATCAAGGCCGCCAAGGGCGGCATCGTCCGCTTCGCCAAGCTCAACGCGGTGAAGAACGAGGAGGACAACCTCGTTGTTCTCGGCCGCAACGGCGAGCTCGCGCTGGTGGACGACCGCGGCCGCGAAATCGAGAAGTACGAGGTCCCGACCGGCGCCGTGATCGCGTTGGAAGAGGGTCAGACGGTCAAGGCCGGCGACGTGCTTTGCGAGTGGGACCCGCACTCGATCCCGATTCTCGCCGAGGTCGGCGGCAAGCTCCGCTACGAGGACCTCGTCGAGGGCGAGACGATCCGCGCCGAGAAGGACCCTTCGGGCCAGATGCGGTACATCGTCATGGAGCACAAGGGCGACCTGCACCCGCAGTTGGTGATCGAAGATCCGAAGGACGGCAAGGTCCTCGACTTCTATTACATGCCGGAGAAGGCGCACCTCGTGGCCCGCGAAGGAGACTTGATCAAGGCGGGCGCCGTCATCGCCAAGACGCCGCGTGAAGCGGGCGGCACCCAGGACATCACCGGCGGCCTGCCCCGCGTGACGGAGATCTTCGAAGCCCGCAAGCCGAAGGACCCTGCCGTGATCGCCGAGATCGACGGCACGGTCGAGATCCTCGCCGAGAAGAAACGCGGCAAGCGTTCGATCATCGTCCGCAACGAAGCCGGCATCGAGCGCGAGCACCTAGTGTCGCACAACAAGCACCTCCGGGTGCACACCGGCGACATCATCAAGGCGGGCGACTCGCTGGTCGATGGACCGCTGGTGCCGCACGACATCCTGATGGTCTCCGGCGAAGAGGCGGTGCAGCAGTACCTGTCGCGGGAGATTCAGAACGTCTACCGCAGCCAGCGTGTCGAGATCAACGACAAGCACATCGAGATCATCGTTTCGCAGATGCTGCGGAAGGTGAAGATCGACTCGCCGGGCGACACAGACCTGCTGCCTGGTTCGGTGCTCGACAAGTACGACTTCCGCCGGGCGAACGATCGCATCAACGAGTGCCTGAAGATCACCGACAAGGGCGACAGCGAGTTCGAGGTCGACGCGATCGTTCCGAAGACCGTGCTCGAGCAGGCGAACGCCCAGATCGAGGCCCTCGGCGGCGAGCTCGCCAAGGGCGCGAAGCCGAAGAAGGCGACCGCCTCGACCCAGCTCTTGGGCATCACCAAGGCGTCGGTCCAGAGCTCGTCGTTCATCTCGGCGGCGAGTTTCCAGGAGACGACGAAGGTGCTGACCGAGGCGGCGCTTGCCGGCCGGACCGACCACCTGGTTGGTCTCAAGGAGAATGTGATCCTCGGGCACTTGATCCCAGCGGGAACGGGTTTCCGGGCCACGAACGAGTCGGAAGTCCGCATCCGCCCCGAGGCCCTCGAGGCCCTCTCGGTCGAGACGGCGGGCGTTATGGACCGTTCGTTCCCGCTGCTGGATGGCGGCTCGCAGCCACGCCCCGCTCAGGACCCGGCCGCCCCGTCGAGCCTCGACGCCCTGCTGGGCGGCGGCGGTTCGGACGAGTGA
- a CDS encoding GxxExxY protein, with translation MSESEITERIIQAVIKVHQVLGPGFLERVYHNAISFELHRQGLTAESEKEVTIYYEGEVVGCHQLDLVVENRVIVELKTVEELAGIHYAQLRSYLRATKMRVGLLVNLAKEKADFRRVELTSY, from the coding sequence ATGAGCGAGTCAGAGATTACTGAACGGATCATCCAAGCCGTGATCAAGGTGCATCAGGTCCTCGGACCGGGGTTTCTTGAGCGGGTCTATCACAACGCGATCTCCTTCGAGCTGCACCGACAAGGCTTGACGGCGGAGTCGGAAAAAGAAGTCACGATTTATTACGAAGGTGAGGTGGTTGGCTGTCATCAACTCGATCTCGTGGTGGAAAACCGCGTTATCGTCGAGTTGAAGACCGTCGAAGAGCTGGCTGGTATCCACTATGCCCAGCTCCGTTCGTACCTGCGAGCGACCAAGATGCGGGTTGGGTTGCTCGTCAACTTGGCGAAAGAGAAGGCGGACTTCCGCCGCGTCGAATTGACGAGTTACTGA
- the rpoB gene encoding DNA-directed RNA polymerase subunit beta: protein MAVTAQRRLYTPEVRTFGSERTGYEVPDLTAIQTASYARFLQYDGSNPDKRKDEGLEAVLREIFPIESYDKSISLDYVRYELGKPRYTPDECRQLRLTYGRPLRVWLRLNREQPIEEEVYLGDLPVMMGGGEFIINGAERVVVSQLHRSPGIDFVSEIEAGDRKVYSCRVIPERGSWIEVNTTKKDSITVRIDQSGKFSVVTLLRAMDSKMGLDSEILKAFYEVTKQKIVDGRSVVKIEGKIAVEDIVYPVGSDRAGEIILEAGQRITKNTAEVICTSGVKAVEVMDPPPSPHLLNAMADDVTASHEEALLRIYQRLRPGNPPQLEKARTLFAEKFFDTNRYRLGRVGRFRMNRKLGIDVPEDEMVLRAEDLVNAVKYVLGLASGSSETYVDDIDHLGNRRLRTIDELAADEMRKGFLKLRRTVQERMSLKDAEDMTPRSLINPKSISAAIEYFFGRGELSQVVDQTNPLSMLTHERRLSALGPGGLNRKRAGFEVRDVHISHYGRICPIETPEGTNIGLISSLAMYASVDEYGFLVTPYRKVKDGKLQDEVVWLRADEEHEAYVASADVPVKGGVIQGDMAGLIVARTRADFLLCPVDKIQYIDVAPSQMIGVSAGLIPFLEHDDANRALMGSNMQRQAVPLLVAEPPIVGTGLENEVAKHSGMLVRAGHKGTVTYADANRIEIGPEVHVLRKFVGLNERTCQNQKPIVKPGDKVEKGQVIADGAATWQGDLALGRNVLVAFMSFDGYNYEDAIILSEELVHKDTYTSIHIEEFDVEIRETKLGREEFTRDIPNVSEKMLRNLDEGGVVRIGTFVRPGDILVGKVSPKSKTELTPEEKLLHAIFGRAGEDVKNDSLEVPSGVEGIVIDTQKFSRRMSLSEEERKEFERSLKTAEADGAAKIAEAFTAMVAEIEGVLKKKLTDDDGNSIVHERDPKSVAEQAAIFRLDRLDVRSPERSKDVEKIYKQMWPAVEEAIDARDRTLNSMKRGDELRSGVLQMVKVYIATKRVISVGDKMAGRHGNKGVISKIMPVEDMPFLSDGTPVQIMLNPLGVPSRMNVGQILETHLGWAGSKLGFRSITPVFDGATEEEINDCLQEAGLPRHGKARLTDGRTGLPLEQETTVGYIYMLKLHHLVDDKVHARSTGPYSLITQQPLGGKARFGGQRFGEMEVWALEAYGAAYILQELLTVKSDDVEGRTKIYESMVKGENTLEAGTPASFDVLTNEIRGLGLNMQLEKRGL, encoded by the coding sequence ATGGCCGTTACCGCCCAGCGCCGCCTCTACACGCCCGAAGTCCGCACGTTCGGCAGCGAGCGTACCGGGTACGAAGTGCCCGACCTGACGGCGATCCAAACCGCCAGCTACGCCCGCTTTCTGCAGTACGACGGGTCGAATCCCGACAAGCGGAAGGACGAGGGCCTCGAGGCGGTCTTGCGCGAAATTTTCCCGATCGAGAGCTACGACAAGTCGATCAGCCTCGACTACGTCCGCTACGAGCTCGGCAAGCCGCGCTACACGCCCGACGAGTGCCGTCAGCTGCGTCTGACGTATGGCCGGCCGCTACGGGTGTGGCTGCGCCTGAACCGCGAGCAACCGATCGAGGAAGAAGTCTACCTCGGCGATCTGCCGGTGATGATGGGCGGCGGCGAGTTCATCATCAATGGCGCCGAGCGTGTCGTGGTGAGCCAGTTGCACCGCTCGCCGGGCATCGACTTCGTCTCGGAGATCGAGGCCGGCGACCGCAAGGTCTACTCGTGCCGCGTGATCCCCGAGCGTGGCAGTTGGATCGAGGTCAACACGACCAAGAAGGACAGCATCACCGTCCGCATCGACCAGAGCGGTAAGTTTTCGGTCGTGACGCTGTTGCGGGCGATGGACTCGAAGATGGGTCTCGATTCGGAGATCCTCAAGGCGTTTTACGAGGTCACCAAGCAAAAGATCGTCGACGGCCGTAGCGTCGTGAAGATCGAGGGCAAGATCGCCGTCGAGGACATCGTCTACCCGGTCGGCAGCGACCGTGCGGGCGAGATCATTCTCGAGGCAGGCCAGCGGATCACCAAGAACACGGCCGAGGTGATCTGCACGTCGGGCGTGAAGGCGGTCGAGGTGATGGACCCGCCGCCGTCGCCGCACCTGCTCAATGCGATGGCCGACGACGTCACGGCCAGCCACGAAGAGGCGCTGCTGCGGATCTACCAACGGCTCCGCCCGGGCAACCCGCCGCAGCTCGAGAAGGCACGGACGCTGTTCGCCGAAAAGTTCTTCGACACCAACCGTTATCGATTGGGTCGCGTCGGCCGGTTCCGCATGAACCGCAAACTGGGCATCGACGTCCCCGAGGACGAGATGGTGCTGCGGGCCGAGGACTTGGTGAACGCGGTGAAGTACGTGCTCGGCCTGGCGTCGGGCAGCTCGGAGACGTACGTCGATGACATCGATCACCTCGGCAATCGCCGTCTGCGGACGATCGACGAGTTGGCCGCTGACGAGATGCGGAAGGGCTTCCTCAAGCTCCGTCGCACCGTCCAAGAGCGGATGAGTCTGAAGGACGCGGAGGACATGACCCCGCGCAGCCTGATCAACCCCAAGAGCATCTCCGCGGCGATCGAGTACTTCTTTGGTCGTGGCGAGCTGTCGCAGGTCGTTGACCAGACAAACCCGTTGTCGATGTTGACGCACGAGCGTCGTCTCTCGGCGCTTGGCCCGGGCGGTTTGAATCGCAAGCGCGCCGGCTTCGAGGTGCGTGACGTCCACATCAGCCACTACGGCCGCATCTGCCCGATCGAAACGCCGGAAGGCACGAACATCGGTCTGATCAGTTCGTTGGCGATGTATGCGTCGGTGGATGAGTACGGCTTCCTGGTGACGCCCTACCGCAAGGTGAAGGACGGCAAGCTTCAGGACGAGGTCGTTTGGCTCCGCGCTGACGAGGAGCACGAGGCCTACGTCGCTTCGGCAGACGTCCCCGTGAAGGGGGGCGTTATTCAAGGCGACATGGCCGGCTTGATCGTCGCCCGTACGCGGGCGGACTTTTTGCTCTGCCCGGTGGACAAGATCCAGTACATCGACGTGGCGCCGAGCCAGATGATCGGCGTTTCGGCGGGTCTGATCCCGTTCCTCGAGCACGACGACGCGAACCGCGCGTTGATGGGTTCCAACATGCAGCGCCAGGCGGTGCCGCTGTTGGTGGCCGAGCCGCCGATCGTCGGCACGGGGCTCGAGAACGAGGTGGCGAAGCACTCGGGCATGCTCGTTCGCGCCGGCCACAAGGGGACGGTCACGTACGCCGACGCCAACCGCATCGAGATCGGCCCCGAGGTCCACGTGCTGCGTAAGTTCGTTGGCCTCAACGAGCGGACCTGCCAGAACCAGAAGCCGATCGTCAAGCCGGGCGACAAGGTCGAGAAGGGCCAGGTGATCGCCGACGGCGCCGCCACCTGGCAGGGCGACCTGGCGTTGGGACGCAACGTGCTCGTCGCGTTCATGTCGTTCGACGGCTACAACTACGAGGACGCGATCATCCTCTCGGAGGAGCTCGTCCACAAAGACACGTACACCTCGATTCATATTGAGGAGTTCGACGTCGAAATCCGTGAGACGAAACTCGGACGCGAAGAGTTCACCCGCGACATCCCGAATGTCAGCGAGAAGATGCTCCGCAACCTCGATGAGGGTGGCGTGGTCCGCATCGGCACGTTCGTGCGGCCCGGCGACATCCTCGTCGGCAAGGTCTCGCCGAAGTCGAAGACCGAGTTGACGCCGGAAGAGAAGCTGCTGCACGCGATCTTCGGTCGCGCCGGTGAGGATGTGAAGAACGACTCGCTCGAGGTGCCGTCGGGCGTCGAGGGCATCGTCATCGACACGCAGAAGTTCAGCCGCCGGATGAGCCTCTCCGAAGAAGAGCGGAAGGAGTTCGAGCGTTCGCTGAAGACGGCCGAGGCCGACGGCGCCGCGAAGATCGCCGAGGCGTTCACCGCGATGGTCGCGGAGATCGAGGGCGTTCTTAAGAAGAAGCTGACCGACGACGACGGCAACAGCATCGTCCACGAGCGGGACCCGAAGAGCGTCGCCGAGCAGGCGGCCATCTTCCGGCTCGATCGCCTGGACGTCCGCAGCCCCGAGCGTTCGAAGGATGTCGAGAAGATCTACAAGCAGATGTGGCCGGCGGTCGAAGAAGCGATCGACGCCCGCGACCGCACCCTCAACAGCATGAAGCGCGGCGACGAGCTGCGGAGCGGCGTGTTGCAGATGGTGAAGGTTTACATCGCCACGAAGCGTGTGATCTCGGTCGGCGACAAGATGGCCGGGCGTCACGGCAACAAGGGTGTGATCTCGAAGATCATGCCCGTCGAGGACATGCCCTTCCTGTCGGACGGCACGCCGGTGCAGATCATGCTGAACCCGCTGGGCGTTCCGAGCCGTATGAACGTGGGGCAGATCCTCGAGACGCACCTCGGCTGGGCCGGTTCGAAGCTCGGCTTCCGTTCGATCACCCCGGTGTTCGACGGGGCCACCGAAGAAGAGATCAACGACTGTCTGCAAGAGGCGGGCTTGCCGCGTCACGGCAAGGCGCGTCTGACCGACGGTCGCACGGGCCTTCCGCTCGAGCAGGAGACGACGGTTGGCTACATCTACATGTTGAAGCTGCACCACTTGGTCGACGACAAGGTGCACGCGCGCAGCACGGGGCCCTACTCGCTCATCACGCAGCAGCCGCTCGGCGGCAAGGCGCGGTTCGGCGGGCAGCGGTTCGGCGAGATGGAAGTGTGGGCCCTGGAGGCGTATGGCGCGGCGTACATCCTGCAGGAGTTGCTCACCGTGAAGTCCGACGACGTTGAAGGCCGGACGAAGATTTACGAGTCGATGGTCAAGGGCGAGAACACCCTCGAAGCGGGCACCCCGGCCAGCTTCGACGTGCTCACGAACGAGATCCGCGGCCTGGGTCTGAACATGCAGCTTGAGAAGCGTGGACTGTAG
- the rplL gene encoding 50S ribosomal protein L7/L12: MSEEAVAEAREFAGAIKEMGDKIVGLTLKEAKELSDYLKEVHGIEPAAGGGAVVMAAPADGGGAAPAEEQTEFDVVLESFGDNKIGVIKVVRTATGLGLKEAKDAVEGAPAKLKEGVSKDEAEKLKKELEEAGAKVSIK; encoded by the coding sequence ATGAGCGAAGAAGCCGTGGCGGAAGCGCGTGAGTTTGCCGGCGCCATCAAGGAGATGGGCGACAAGATCGTCGGTCTGACCCTGAAGGAAGCCAAGGAGCTGAGCGACTACCTGAAGGAAGTCCACGGCATCGAGCCGGCCGCTGGTGGCGGCGCGGTGGTGATGGCCGCTCCTGCCGATGGTGGTGGCGCCGCCCCCGCTGAGGAGCAGACCGAATTCGACGTCGTTCTCGAGTCGTTCGGCGACAACAAGATCGGCGTGATCAAGGTCGTCCGCACCGCGACCGGCCTGGGCCTCAAGGAAGCCAAGGACGCCGTCGAAGGCGCTCCGGCGAAGCTCAAGGAAGGCGTTTCGAAGGACGAGGCCGAGAAGCTCAAGAAGGAACTGGAAGAAGCGGGCGCGAAGGTCTCGATCAAGTGA
- the rplJ gene encoding 50S ribosomal protein L10, which translates to MSKYVKELMTDDLASKWDGVGELMLVSMVGMEANDTVALRKRLRDKNIQMMVVKNSLARRATEGTTLAPAFEGAKGAQAVVWGAEDVVALAKEVMAVAETPQFKLFAPTGGVLDGSKLSADDVKAVSKWPSRAEMLSIISGQIMGPAMTLSAQLLGPAKMLASQIKQKGDEEGGEE; encoded by the coding sequence ATGAGCAAGTACGTCAAAGAGTTGATGACCGACGACCTCGCGTCCAAGTGGGACGGCGTCGGCGAGCTGATGCTCGTGAGCATGGTCGGCATGGAAGCCAACGACACGGTGGCTTTGCGCAAGCGGCTTCGTGATAAGAACATCCAGATGATGGTGGTCAAGAACAGCTTGGCCCGGCGTGCGACCGAAGGGACCACGCTGGCGCCGGCGTTCGAGGGCGCGAAGGGCGCTCAAGCCGTCGTCTGGGGCGCCGAGGATGTCGTGGCCCTGGCCAAGGAAGTGATGGCGGTCGCCGAGACGCCGCAATTCAAGCTGTTCGCCCCGACCGGCGGCGTGCTCGACGGCTCGAAGCTGTCCGCCGACGACGTGAAGGCCGTCAGCAAGTGGCCGAGCCGCGCTGAGATGCTGAGCATCATTTCGGGCCAGATCATGGGCCCGGCGATGACGCTATCCGCTCAGCTGCTCGGTCCAGCGAAGATGCTCGCCAGCCAAATCAAACAGAAGGGCGACGAAGAGGGTGGCGAGGAGTAA